A window of Roseimicrobium gellanilyticum genomic DNA:
GGTCCGAAAAACAACTCAAACAAATGCGGGAAAAGCCAAGCTCTCCACTGAAGCGAATTTGGAATCGTCTGCGCCGCCGCAAAGGCCAGCAGTGAGCCACGCAGAGCATCCTTTCAGCACCCCTCACTCCTGCACTTTTCAATCTCATTGACTGATTCCTTCCGATGAAAGTTGTCATTCTCTGTGGTGGCCTTGGCACCCGTTTGCGCGAAGAAACTGAATACCGTCCCAAGCCAATGGTCCCTGTGGGTGGGCGTCCCATTCTGTGGCACATCATGAAGCACTACGCTTCCTTTGGGCACAAGGAGTTCATCCTCTGCCTGGGCTACAAGGGTGAGGTCATCAAGGACTTCTTCCGCAACTACCACTGGAACACGAGTGACGTCACTATCAAGCTCGGGGCCAACGCCGAGCCCGTGTATCACAACGCCCACGATGAGGAAGACTGGACGGTGACGATGGTGGATACCGGGGAAAAGACCATGACCGGTGGCCGCCTCGGGCGTGTGCTCCCATTCATCGAGGAGGAGGAATTCCTCCTCACCTATGGCGATGGCGTGACCGATGTCAGCATCGCCAAGGTCGTCGACTATCACCGTGCCAAAGGCGCAGACGTGACGCTCACGGCGGTGCGCCCCGGCGGTCGCTTTGGCGAGCTCGGTCTCGACGAGGGCATGGTCACCAGCTTCATGGAAAAGCCGGAGGACAGCCCCGCCTACATCAATGGCGGCTTCTTCGTCATGAAGAAAGCGGCCATCAAGGGGCTCATCCCCGGAGATGACTGCATTCTTGAGCGCGGCCCTCTGGAAACGCTCTCGAAAACGGGCAGGCTCGCCGCCTACACCCACGATGGCTTCTGGCAGTGCATGGACAACGTGAACGAGATGGCCATGCTGAACACGCTCTGGAACTCCGGCAAAGCACCGTGGAAGTCATGGTAGCTCCCTTCGGCCAGATCTATCAGGGCAAGCGGGTGCTTGTCACCGGCCACACAGGGTTCAAGGGCGGCTGGCTCTCCCTCTGGCTGCGTGCCCTGGGCGCGGAGGTGAGCGGCTATGCCCTCGCTCCAGAACCGGGTGAGTCGCTCTTTGCCCTCATTCCGCCGGAGACGTTCAAGCATTCCCGGATTGCTGACCTGCGTGATGCGGAGGCCATGAAGAAGGCCATCGCAGACTCCAATCCGGACATCATCTTCCACCTCGCGGCACAACCCATCGTGGGCATCTCCTACCGCGCACCGATGGATACCTTCACCACGAATGCGGTGGGCACGGCGGTGCTGCTGGAAGCGATGCGCGAGGCGAACTCTCCTGCCGCGGCGGTCATCGTCACCAGTGACAAGTGCTATCGCAATGACAACACCGGCCGCCCTTTCCAGGAGTCGGATCCGCTGGGCGGTCATGATGTGTACTCCATGAGCAAGGCGGCCACCGAGCTGGTGGTCTCCGCGTGGCACTCCTCCTTCTTCGCCCATTCCAAGACACTCGGCCCTCTCGCCACCGGTCGTGCAGGCAATGTCATCGGAGGCGGTGACTATGCGGAGGATCGCATCGTGCCGGATGCCGTGCGCGCCTTCGTGAACCAGAAGCCTCTCGTACTGCGCCGTCCGCAGGCCACACGCCCGTGGCAGCATGTGCTGGAGTCCGTGAGCGGCTATCTCGCGCTGGGCCAGCGGCTCCTCACCAGCGGGGACCGGGCCAGGCTTCTGAACTTCAACTTCGGTCCCGACTTCGAAGCCGAACGCTCCGTGCAGGAGCTCATGGATTGCTGGCTCACCACCTGGCCGGATGCCATGCAGGTGCACAGCGAACCACAGCCCGCCTATGGCGAGGCCACACGCCTGAGCCTGGATCACGGCCTCGCCGTGCAGGAACTGGGATGGAAGCCTGTGTGGGACTTCCGCCACACCGTGGCACACACCGCCGCGTGGTATCGCGAGCGCCATGAGCGCCGGGCGGATGCCGCAGGCATGCTGACTTTTACTCTCGACCAAATCAACACCTACACCCGCGACGCAGCCCTCACCGGCGTTTCCTGGGCGCAATGACATCATCACCATCTCGCATGGCACAAACCGTCTCCTGCCGTTCCTGCGCTTCCACCAGTCTGGAAAAGGTCATCGACCTGGGCCTCCAGCCGCTCGCCAACAATCTGCTGCGCCCGGAGAATCTCAACCAGCCGGAGCCTCGCTTCCCTCTGGATGTGTGGGTGTGCACCCAGTGCTGGCTCATGCAGATCACGCACATCGTGCCGCCGGTGACGCTCTTCAGCGAATACGTGTACTTCTCCTCCTTCTCGGATCACATGCTGCGCCATGCGCGCGAGGCCTCGCTGCGCTACATCGAAGAGAAGAAGCTCGGCGCGCAGAGCTTTGTCATCGAGATCGCGAGCAATGACGGCTACCTTTTGAAGAACTTCGTGCAGGCCGGTGTGCCCTGCCTCGGCTTCGAGCCTGCGGCGAATATCGCGGAGGTCGCGCGCAAGACTGGTGTGGATACGCACTGCGAGTTCTTCGGCACGGAGAGCGCGGCGGGTGTGAAGTCACAACGTGGTTCAGCCGACTTGATTCTCGGCAACAACGTCTTCGCCCACGCGCCTGATACGAATGACTTTGTGAAGGGACTGGCCACCCTGCTGAAGCCGGATGGCTGGATCGTGCTGGAGTTCCCCTACGGTGCGGAGATGATTGAGAAGGTGGAGTTCGACACCATCTACCACGAGCATGTGTTCTACTTCACGCTGCTCCCCTTGATTCCCCTCTTCGAGCGGCACGGGCTGGAGATTTTCCATGTGGAGAAGATTGCCATCCATGGCGGCTCCCTGCGTGTGTTCGCCTCGCACAAAGGTCGTGAACAGGTGCGGGACTCGGTGCTCGAACGTACCACTGCGGAAATCGATGAAGGACTCAATGGCCTGCCTTACTACCAGCGCTTCAGTGAGCGCGCGGAAAAGGTGCGCCGTGATCTCATCGCCTTCCTGCAGGAGCAGAAGACCGCCGGCAAGAGCGTCGCGGCCTATGGCGCCTCCGCCAAGGGCAGCACCCTTTTGAACTATGTGGGCGATGCCGCTGGCGACCTCGCCTTCATGGCCGACCGCAGCACCTACAAGCACGGCCTGCTCAGCCCCGGCCTGCACATCCCGATTGTCCCCGCCGAGGCGCTTGCAGAGAAGCAACCGGACTATGCCCTGCTGCTCGCGTGGAACTTCGCGGAAGAAATCATGAAGCAGCAGGCCGCGTATGCGGAAAA
This region includes:
- the rfbF gene encoding glucose-1-phosphate cytidylyltransferase encodes the protein MKVVILCGGLGTRLREETEYRPKPMVPVGGRPILWHIMKHYASFGHKEFILCLGYKGEVIKDFFRNYHWNTSDVTIKLGANAEPVYHNAHDEEDWTVTMVDTGEKTMTGGRLGRVLPFIEEEEFLLTYGDGVTDVSIAKVVDYHRAKGADVTLTAVRPGGRFGELGLDEGMVTSFMEKPEDSPAYINGGFFVMKKAAIKGLIPGDDCILERGPLETLSKTGRLAAYTHDGFWQCMDNVNEMAMLNTLWNSGKAPWKSW
- the rfbG gene encoding CDP-glucose 4,6-dehydratase, with amino-acid sequence MVAPFGQIYQGKRVLVTGHTGFKGGWLSLWLRALGAEVSGYALAPEPGESLFALIPPETFKHSRIADLRDAEAMKKAIADSNPDIIFHLAAQPIVGISYRAPMDTFTTNAVGTAVLLEAMREANSPAAAVIVTSDKCYRNDNTGRPFQESDPLGGHDVYSMSKAATELVVSAWHSSFFAHSKTLGPLATGRAGNVIGGGDYAEDRIVPDAVRAFVNQKPLVLRRPQATRPWQHVLESVSGYLALGQRLLTSGDRARLLNFNFGPDFEAERSVQELMDCWLTTWPDAMQVHSEPQPAYGEATRLSLDHGLAVQELGWKPVWDFRHTVAHTAAWYRERHERRADAAGMLTFTLDQINTYTRDAALTGVSWAQ
- a CDS encoding class I SAM-dependent methyltransferase yields the protein MAQTVSCRSCASTSLEKVIDLGLQPLANNLLRPENLNQPEPRFPLDVWVCTQCWLMQITHIVPPVTLFSEYVYFSSFSDHMLRHAREASLRYIEEKKLGAQSFVIEIASNDGYLLKNFVQAGVPCLGFEPAANIAEVARKTGVDTHCEFFGTESAAGVKSQRGSADLILGNNVFAHAPDTNDFVKGLATLLKPDGWIVLEFPYGAEMIEKVEFDTIYHEHVFYFTLLPLIPLFERHGLEIFHVEKIAIHGGSLRVFASHKGREQVRDSVLERTTAEIDEGLNGLPYYQRFSERAEKVRRDLIAFLQEQKTAGKSVAAYGASAKGSTLLNYVGDAAGDLAFMADRSTYKHGLLSPGLHIPIVPAEALAEKQPDYALLLAWNFAEEIMKQQAAYAEKGGRFVIPLPELRVV